A region of Selenomonadales bacterium 4137-cl DNA encodes the following proteins:
- a CDS encoding FAD-linked oxidase C-terminal domain-containing protein, translating into MEQTVVAAVKGIVGAEHVFDRFEDRYCYTYDASAVTAGKEGMPALVAYPGSAAEVSALLKLANEYKFPVIPRGAGSNVSGGSIPCAGALVMVLTRLNKIVGIDRKNMVAEVEAGVITAEFQTEVEKLGLFYPPDPASKAFSTMGGNVAECAGGPRGAKYGVTRDYVLGLEVVLPTGEIIKTGARTMKCVAGYDLTRLMTGSEGTLGVVTKVIVKLLPLPEAKKTMLAIFDDMEKAAETVARVFMAGVIPTTLELLDNIYIRNIEAAVNVGLPVEAEAVLLIEVDGDKEVLDKQVGIIEGICREQGATVKVARDAKEADELWVARRAAFAAVSRVRPTIIGEDCTVPRDKIPEMVRIIRAIADKFDIIIAVLGHAGDGNLHATILTDERDRDEMARVEKAAEEIFRATLAMDGTLTGEHGIGLVKKKYLPLEVGEGGMMAMRAIKRALDPNNILNPELV; encoded by the coding sequence GGTTGTTGCGGCGGTTAAGGGCATCGTCGGGGCTGAGCACGTGTTTGACAGGTTCGAGGACCGGTATTGTTATACGTACGACGCGTCGGCGGTGACGGCGGGCAAGGAGGGGATGCCGGCTCTGGTGGCTTATCCGGGCAGCGCGGCCGAGGTTTCCGCCCTGCTGAAGCTGGCGAACGAGTATAAGTTCCCCGTCATCCCGCGCGGGGCGGGGTCGAATGTGAGCGGCGGCAGCATCCCCTGCGCCGGGGCGCTGGTGATGGTGCTGACGCGGCTGAATAAGATCGTGGGGATCGATCGCAAGAATATGGTCGCCGAGGTGGAGGCGGGGGTGATTACCGCCGAATTCCAGACCGAGGTGGAGAAGCTCGGCCTTTTTTATCCCCCCGATCCGGCGAGCAAGGCGTTTTCGACGATGGGCGGCAACGTGGCGGAGTGCGCCGGCGGGCCGCGCGGCGCAAAGTACGGCGTGACGCGGGATTATGTCCTCGGTCTCGAGGTGGTGTTGCCGACGGGTGAGATCATCAAGACGGGGGCGCGGACGATGAAGTGCGTGGCCGGTTACGACCTTACCCGGCTGATGACGGGCTCGGAGGGGACGCTGGGGGTGGTGACGAAGGTGATCGTGAAGCTGCTGCCGCTGCCCGAGGCGAAGAAGACGATGCTGGCGATTTTTGACGATATGGAGAAGGCGGCGGAGACGGTGGCCCGGGTGTTCATGGCCGGGGTCATACCGACGACGCTGGAGCTGCTCGATAATATCTATATCCGCAACATCGAGGCGGCGGTGAATGTCGGCCTGCCGGTGGAGGCGGAGGCGGTGCTGCTGATCGAGGTGGACGGCGACAAAGAAGTGCTGGACAAGCAGGTCGGCATCATCGAGGGCATCTGCCGCGAGCAGGGGGCGACGGTGAAGGTGGCCAGGGACGCTAAGGAGGCGGACGAGCTGTGGGTAGCCCGCCGGGCGGCGTTCGCGGCCGTTTCCCGGGTGCGGCCGACGATCATCGGCGAGGATTGCACGGTGCCGCGCGACAAGATCCCGGAAATGGTGCGGATTATCCGCGCGATCGCGGATAAGTTCGATATCATTATCGCGGTGCTCGGCCACGCGGGCGACGGCAACCTGCACGCCACCATCCTGACGGACGAGCGGGACAGGGACGAGATGGCGCGGGTGGAGAAGGCGGCCGAGGAGATTTTCCGGGCGACGCTGGCGATGGACGGGACGCTGACCGGCGAGCACGGTATCGGCCTGGTGAAGAAGAAGTATCTGCCGCTGGAGGTTGGCGAGGGCGGCATGATGGCGATGCGGGCCATCAAACGGGCGCTCGACCCGAACAATATCCTCAACCCCGAGTTGGTTTAG